One region of Thiorhodovibrio frisius genomic DNA includes:
- the clcA gene encoding H(+)/Cl(-) exchange transporter ClcA, with translation MPAITFPWRLYLAATLVGAFAGLIGGAFHALLDQAASSRDMLRELLGSAPVPGWLLLMLLGALVLVCAMWLVRRFAPETAGSGVQEVESILASARKLHWKRVLPIKFVAGTLAVGSGLVLGREGPTIHMGAALGQMASERLGPRPGANRALIAAGAAAGLATAFNAPLAAIVFVTEELREHFVYRFATIQSVILACCAAVIVSGWMLGQGPDMPMPDLDMAPLRSLPLFLLLGILIGALGGLFNRLLLGSVAAFRALGTPGAYTAAAMTGLFLGALIWFAPATVGGGETLVENLLHGQPALFFLLALLAVRLLTTVGSYGLGLPGGIFAPMLALGTICGAAFAVLVSFAAPAIALQPEVFAVAAMGALFAATVRAPLTGIILVIELTGAQALALPIILTCLSATFTAEGLGGRPIYSSLLALQNKPAPCAPIRRIFAAAMILIAFIAIERIDVAWQGTGMAPTASLAKTRSAAAVTVPADMEKPVPTSVVSKVKTETESELESLAESEIESDLESVAETETETETETETETETELESVTELEARAEAEAKPELGEGAAAEATVLPESPRLPSTAVAREDQSPQEDELPERPINTDTDLDAVRDASTGSDADSTTATATEAPSEAPTEAPSEAPTEVPSEAPTEAPSNRIDAIPEDARFTIQLISFRDAASLARFAQDAGLVGRALQLESDGEPRRWHSVLIGAYADFARAEAALRELPPDLTRLDPIIRPLKTGERLVPIQAPPKRTSNPVRLPPHLVIDRTNRGLSAV, from the coding sequence ATGCCGGCCATCACCTTTCCCTGGCGACTCTATCTCGCGGCCACCTTGGTTGGGGCATTCGCGGGACTGATCGGCGGGGCCTTTCATGCCCTGCTCGATCAAGCGGCGTCGAGCCGAGACATGCTGCGCGAGCTGCTCGGCTCAGCACCGGTTCCCGGATGGCTGCTGCTGATGCTGCTCGGCGCTCTGGTGCTGGTCTGCGCCATGTGGCTGGTGCGCCGTTTCGCCCCGGAAACCGCCGGCAGTGGCGTGCAAGAGGTCGAATCCATCCTCGCTAGCGCGCGCAAGCTGCACTGGAAGCGCGTGCTGCCCATCAAGTTCGTCGCCGGCACCCTCGCCGTAGGCTCGGGCCTGGTGCTGGGCCGCGAGGGGCCGACCATCCACATGGGCGCGGCGCTCGGTCAGATGGCGAGCGAGCGTCTGGGACCTCGGCCCGGCGCGAATCGCGCATTGATTGCAGCCGGCGCCGCAGCCGGGCTGGCCACTGCCTTCAACGCACCGCTCGCTGCGATCGTCTTCGTCACCGAGGAGCTGCGCGAGCATTTCGTCTATCGCTTCGCAACCATCCAGTCGGTCATCCTGGCCTGCTGCGCGGCGGTGATCGTCAGCGGTTGGATGCTCGGTCAGGGGCCGGACATGCCGATGCCGGACCTGGACATGGCACCGCTGCGCTCGCTGCCATTGTTCCTGCTCCTTGGCATCCTGATCGGTGCCCTTGGCGGACTGTTCAACCGTTTGCTGCTGGGCTCGGTGGCCGCTTTTCGAGCGCTGGGCACGCCGGGAGCCTACACCGCTGCTGCCATGACCGGGCTGTTCCTCGGCGCGCTGATCTGGTTTGCGCCAGCCACCGTGGGTGGCGGTGAGACCCTGGTCGAGAATCTGCTGCATGGTCAGCCTGCGCTTTTCTTTCTGCTCGCATTGCTCGCCGTGCGCTTGCTGACCACGGTCGGCAGCTACGGACTCGGCTTACCCGGTGGCATCTTCGCGCCAATGCTGGCACTCGGCACCATCTGCGGTGCCGCCTTTGCGGTGCTGGTCTCCTTTGCTGCGCCTGCAATCGCGCTGCAACCCGAGGTCTTCGCCGTCGCCGCCATGGGGGCGCTCTTCGCCGCCACCGTTCGCGCACCGCTCACCGGCATCATTCTTGTCATTGAGCTCACAGGTGCCCAAGCCCTGGCACTGCCGATCATCCTCACCTGCCTCAGCGCGACCTTCACCGCCGAAGGCCTCGGCGGGCGACCGATATACAGCTCGCTGCTCGCGCTCCAAAACAAGCCGGCGCCCTGCGCGCCGATTCGGCGAATCTTTGCGGCGGCGATGATCCTGATCGCCTTCATCGCCATCGAGCGGATCGACGTAGCCTGGCAAGGGACCGGCATGGCACCGACCGCCTCGCTGGCGAAGACGCGGTCGGCGGCTGCGGTGACTGTGCCAGCGGACATGGAAAAGCCGGTGCCGACCAGTGTCGTTAGCAAGGTAAAGACCGAGACTGAGAGCGAGTTGGAGTCCTTGGCCGAGTCTGAGATTGAGAGCGACTTAGAGTCTGTGGCTGAGACTGAGACTGAGACTGAGACTGAGACTGAGACTGAGACCGAGACCGAGTTAGAGTCCGTGACGGAGTTGGAGGCTAGAGCTGAGGCTGAAGCAAAGCCCGAGCTAGGCGAAGGAGCCGCGGCCGAGGCCACGGTGTTACCTGAGTCCCCCCGCTTGCCCAGCACTGCCGTCGCACGGGAAGATCAATCGCCGCAGGAAGACGAATTGCCGGAAAGACCGATCAACACTGACACAGACCTGGATGCTGTCAGGGATGCCAGCACGGGCTCTGATGCGGATTCGACCACTGCGACCGCGACAGAAGCACCCAGTGAAGCGCCCACAGAAGCACCCAGTGAAGCGCCCACAGAAGTGCCCAGTGAAGCGCCCACAGAAGCGCCCAGTAATCGCATTGATGCAATCCCTGAAGACGCTCGCTTCACCATCCAGCTGATAAGCTTCCGCGACGCCGCCAGCCTCGCGCGCTTCGCGCAGGACGCGGGCCTCGTCGGCCGGGCACTGCAACTGGAGTCAGACGGCGAGCCTAGGCGCTGGCATAGCGTGCTGATCGGCGCCTATGCAGATTTCGCAAGAGCCGAGGCAGCACTGCGGGAACTGCCGCCGGACCTGACGCGCCTCGATCCAATCATCCGCCCGCTGAAGACCGGCGAGCGGCTCGTGCCCATCCAGGCGCCACCAAAACGGACTTCCAACCCGGTTCGGCTGCCACCGCACCTTGTTATCGACCGCACCAACCGAGGGCTTTCCGCTGTATGA
- a CDS encoding DedA family protein, which translates to MSTDHTILKVFGSRLAGAVLLVLLVGIVAPLGSGSTAFAQSAPAPVQSPVTESVKHHSSSEHKIDARAHRVAKAIASDIERVEPYLERYGYWAVFAAVGVEGIGIPAPGQTLLEAGALVAAIPDSKLNIFVLLLVTILATALGQTIGYLIGRSGGRAVLNRLPIPARSLENIERGFNRYGGWLVFFGRFVDGPRQFIGLFSGVLAMHWGRFMLLNIGGAIVWASFWALGIYYLDLHFDALVTALRHVNPWVAGLTVIGIVGLLIFVLITIIRRRSQISS; encoded by the coding sequence ATGAGCACAGATCACACAATTCTAAAAGTTTTTGGCAGCCGCCTCGCAGGCGCAGTATTACTGGTCCTGCTGGTAGGTATCGTGGCGCCTCTGGGCAGCGGCAGCACTGCGTTTGCTCAATCGGCACCCGCGCCGGTGCAGTCTCCTGTTACCGAGTCGGTGAAGCACCACAGTAGCAGCGAACATAAGATTGATGCGCGAGCGCACCGAGTCGCTAAGGCAATTGCCAGCGACATCGAGCGCGTCGAGCCCTATCTGGAGCGCTATGGTTATTGGGCTGTGTTTGCAGCAGTTGGGGTCGAGGGCATCGGTATCCCGGCGCCGGGGCAAACTCTGCTGGAGGCTGGCGCCCTGGTGGCAGCGATTCCAGACAGCAAGCTCAACATCTTCGTGTTGCTTCTTGTCACCATCCTGGCAACAGCGCTCGGGCAGACGATCGGCTATCTGATTGGTCGCTCCGGCGGTCGCGCTGTGCTCAATCGACTGCCGATTCCAGCACGCAGCCTTGAGAACATCGAGCGCGGATTCAACCGCTATGGCGGATGGCTGGTGTTCTTCGGTCGCTTTGTCGATGGCCCGCGTCAGTTCATTGGGCTCTTTTCAGGCGTACTCGCGATGCACTGGGGCCGTTTTATGCTCCTCAATATCGGTGGAGCAATCGTTTGGGCGAGTTTCTGGGCGCTCGGCATCTATTATCTCGATCTCCATTTCGATGCCCTGGTCACGGCCTTACGTCATGTCAACCCCTGGGTCGCGGGTCTCACGGTGATCGGCATTGTCGGCCTGCTGATTTTTGTGTTGATTACCATTATCCGACGGCGGAGCCAGATTAGCTCCTAA